From one Grus americana isolate bGruAme1 chromosome 27 unlocalized genomic scaffold, bGruAme1.mat SUPER_27_unloc_2, whole genome shotgun sequence genomic stretch:
- the LOC129200089 gene encoding olfactory receptor 14A16-like: protein MSNSSSITEFVLMAFGDTRELQLLHFWLFLGIYLAALLGNGLIITAIACDHHLHTPMYFFLLNLSLLDLGFISTTVSKAMANSLWDTRAISYTGCASQVFFFYFLMSADFSLLTIMSYDRYVAICQPLHYGTLLGSRACVHMAAAAWGTGFLYAMLHTANAFSIPLCQGNAVDLFFCEIPQILKLSCSDTYIREARLIMVSACLFFVCFVFIVLSYVQIFRAVLRIPSEQGRHKVFSTCLPHLAMVSLFISTGMFAYFKPPSISSTSLDLVVSALYSIVPPAVNPLIYSMRNQELKDAVQKLMTRGLSEAICCPCPPTYHF, encoded by the coding sequence atgtccaacagcagctccatcactgagtttgTACTCATGGCTTTTggagacacacgggagctgcagctcttgcacttctggctcttcctgggcatctacctggctgctctcctgggcaatggcctcatcatcactgccatagcctgcgaccaccacctccacactcccatgtacttcttcctcctcaacctctccctcctcgacctgggcttcatctccaccactgtttccaaagccatggccaattccctctgggacaccagggccatctcctacacaggatgtgcttcTCAAGTcttcttcttttactttctgatgtcagcagatTTTTCACTTCTCACCATCATGTCCTATGACcgctatgttgccatctgccaacccctgcactacgggaccctcctgggcagcagagcttgtgtccacatggcagcagctgcctggggcactgggtttctctatgctatgctgcacacggccaatgcattttctataccactctgccagggtaatGCTGTGGAcctgttcttctgtgaaatcccccagatcctcaagctctcctgctcggACACCTACATCAGAGAGGCTCGGCTTATTatggttagtgcctgtttattctttgtgtgttttgttttcattgtgctgtcctatgtgcagatcttcagggccgtgctgaggatcccctctgagcagggacggcacaaagtcttttccacgtgcctccctcacttGGCcatggtctccctgtttatcagcactggcaTGTTTGCCTACTtcaagcccccctccatctcctccacatCCCTGGATCTGGTAGTCTCAGCTCTGTATTCCAtcgtgcctccagcagtgaaccccctcatctacagcatgaggaaccaggagctcaaggatgcagttCAGAAACTGATGACTAGAGGTTTATCAGAAGCAATATGCTGCCCATGTCCTCCTACATATCACTTCTAA